CCCATAGTGAAGGGCGTGGCCAGCGGGTTTCTGAGATAGCCCTGAAGAACTGCCCCGGCAACGCCCATTGAAGCCCCCACAAGGATTCCAGCTACAATTCGGGGGAGTCTTATATCCAGAACAACGAGCCTATCATCCTTAGTTCCACCGCCGAAGAAAACTGCGAAGACTTCTTTAACCGGAACGTGGTAGGGCCCGCTTGAGAGTGAGAAAAGAGAGACCCCTAACAGGAAAAGGAAAAGGGCGAGACCTATGAGGACCTTTCTCCTGAGGTAGGCGTTGTAATCCATTCTCATCACGGGTTCGTCGGTAGTCCGTAGGTAACGTTTCCACTGGCAAGGTTTATCTTACCGAACCCCCCGAACTCCTTGGCGAGCTCGTTGTAGACCGGCTTTCCGACGAGGAAGGTGAATATCTCGTTGGCCTTCTCAACGGGGTCTATGTTCTTGAAACGCTCTGGGTAGATAACCTTTCCAATGTAATAGGCGTCGGCCATCGCTATCCCAATGTTGGTGTTGTAGAAGTTATAGGGTAAAACCCCGTAAACGTGACCCTCTTTAACGGCCTTCAGTGAGTTGTAGAAATCCGGATTGCTCTTGTAGTCATCGAGGATTATCTTGAGGCCACCCTCATCTATGAAGATGTAGTCAGGGTTCACCTTAAGGAGCCACTCCTTATCAACCTGCACCCAACCATAATTGGTGCTCGTGAGGTTTGAAGCGACGTTGTCAAGATTCAGAACCGTGAAGGGAGCGTAGTCGGTGAAGGTGCTCGTTATCCCGTGGGCACCCTTGAAACCTATTCCTCCAACGTAAACGCTTGGGCTCTTCAAACCCTTCGTGAGGTTCTCAAGGTAGCTCTGCTGTTCTTCTATAAACTTAATAACATCCTCAGCGCGCTTTTCCTTCCCAAGGATTTTTCCGGCTAGAAGGAGGGACTTGAAGAAAACGGGATCGGTGAAGTTCTTCAACGTCCCGTAGCTGAGAACAACGACCGGAATTCCCGTCTTTTTCTGGACTTCATCGGCCTCGCTTTTGCTCACGAATGACATGAATATAACCTGCGGGTGAACCTTGACAATGGCCTCCATGTCGGGGAGCTTTCCTGGACCACCAGGCCCAATAACGGGCAGTTTGAGAAGCTCGGGATGGGCAAGAATGTAGGGTCTGCCGAAGGGATACTTCTTTTCAAACTCCTCAATTCCGACGACATCACTGGTCGCGTTGAGGTAAACGATAATCCTTAGCGCCCCGGGGCCGACCGCAACGACACGGGTAACGTTTCTTGGAACATTTACAGTTCTTCCGAGGGCATCTGTGACCGTGGTATATCCTGAGCTTGCACTTGAACTCGTCATGGTCGTAGATGAACTGGATGCACTCGTTGAGCCCTGAGTTGATGTCCCTATACAACCCGCAACCGAAACCACGAGGAGAATCACAAGGAGTGCAAGGCCCTTCTTCATTCGTATCACCAGAAGCAAGAGAGGTAACACGCTTTTAATGGTTTTGGTTCATTGATGTTATCAATCATCCGTTGAACACCTCAAAGAACTTATAATCAAGTTATTAACCCTACCAACGGGTTCAGAGCACCCGTAACTACTCACATATCACGTTCTTGCTGGCGCACCTGTTCACTTCAAGCTGAACCGTTACGTGGGTTATCCCAAACTTTTTGAGTCTTTTTTCAACCTCATCTATTACTTCCTGTGCCTCGCTTATAGGCATGTCGTCAACTTCCACATGGCACTCGAAGTGGATTTCATCCTCCCCTATGCGCCACGCATGAAAGTGGTGGGCGTTCTTAACGCCAGGGATGGACTCTATCTCCTCCTTTATCGCCTCGAGGTCAAGCTCTGGAGAAGCTTCCATGAGGACCTCAACGCTCTCCTTCAGTATCTCGTAGCCCTCCCTGAGGATGTAGAGAGAAATCAGAACCGTCACGAGTGGGTCAACCCAGGTGACGTCCCACCTGATTATCAGGATTCCACCAATAACTACAGCTACCGAGGAGAGGGTGTCGCTCATGAGGTGCAGATAAGCGGAGCGGACGTTCATACTCTCGTGTGCATGGCTGTGGAGGAGGAGAACGGAAACGAGGTTGGCGGCGAGGCCTATCAACGCGACCCCGAGCATCAGCGGGCCGTCTATGGGTTCAGGGTTTTTGAAGCGCCTGTATGCCTCGACCAAGAGGAAGAGAGAAACTCCAACTAGAACCGCGGAGTTTATGAAAGCCACGAGAATTTCAGCCCTTTTGTAGCCAAAGGTGTACTTCTCGTTGGCCTTCCGCTCACCGATTTTTATCGCGAAGTAGCTCGCGAGTAAGCTCATGCTATCGCTGAAGTTGTGGAGGGAGTCGCTTAGCAAAGCTAAACTCCCAGAGAGGATTCCACCGATTACCTCGGCGATCGTGATGACCAGGTTGAGAACTATCGAGAAGGCCATCCTCCCCTTAAGCCCGCCGTGGTGATGGTTATAATGTCCCATTCTTCACCCACCGATTCCAGTAAATTAAGAGGCTTAAAAAGATTTTGAACGTTAAGACTGATATCTCAACGGAGTCCCCTCAATGCATCCTCAACCTTAATGGCATCATCAACGATGACCATCTTAACTCCAGCAGAATCTAAAATCATCTTGCCCTTGGGGCAGTCAGTCCTTGAGATTATGGCGTTAACGCCGAGGTTGACCAGGAAGAGGGCAACTTTCGAACCCGCGCCGTAAGGCTCCCGTTTGTAAGGGTTCTCGATAACTTTAACCCCTTTAACCTCTCCCTCCTCAAACTCGACCAGCGTAAATGTCTCAGCCCTCACCAAGCTCTCGTGAACCTCGTCATCGAGACCGCCCTTTGAAGTAGGAATCGCGACCAGCGTTTTCACCACCGGGCAAAAATGGGTGAAAGGATTTTTAAGCGTAGTGCCAACCCCCACTGGTGGTTCAATGGAGAGGCTTGAGTACAAAGCGGAACTCGAGTGGGACGGCAACGTCGGGAGCCTCGCGAGGGTCAGAGAGTTTCGTCTGAGGACCGATACCAACACCGACGGAGGCAACGAGGGGCCTCTACCTGCAGAATACCTGCTAACAGCAATAGGCGGCTGCCTGACGATAAACTGGGGAAGGCTCATAAAGAAGATGCACCTCAACGTCGAGGAGATGAGTATAACAGTTAAAGGCTGGAGAAACCTTAAGGAACCGCAGCTCCAGGAGATAACCTACCGCGTTAGGATTGTGACGGATGCACCGGAGAAGAAGATACTCCGCATCAAAGAGCTGGCCGAGAAGTACGGAACCGTTTTCAACACCGTTGGAAAAGAGAAAATAAAAGGCAAGGTAGAGATAGTCAGGCCTAAGTGAACCTCTTTTCCAGCACTCTTTTGTGGACGGTCACACCGGCAAAGAAGAAAGCCATCCCAAAGAGAACCAGCATCCCGAGGTCAATCCACAGTGGAAGGTAGCCCTTTCCGAGCGAGTGCCGTAAGGCATCGACGTAATATGTTAAAGGCGAGACGTAGGAGACGAGCCTCCCATAGGACGGCAGTTTTTCAAGGGGCACGAAGATTCCGCTTATGAAGAGGAGCGAGAACTTGACAAGTGATGTAAGCATCATCACATCCGCCGGAACGTCGGTTGGCGGATATGATGAGAAAAGCACCGTCATAGTTGAGAAGGTTCCGACCGCGAGGAGCGTTGCCGTAATGAAGATTGCCCACTCCAAGCCGAGCGAGAGGTAAAAGATTGTGGGAATCGCTATCGCGAAGGTTATCGTCAGTCCAAAGTAGAGCGATGCCTGGAAGTCCCCAAGGAGGACAGTGGTAAGCGACACTGGAGCGGTTATGAGCCTCTCAAAGGTTCTTCCGCGGCACTCCCAGGGGATTATCGTCGGGCCGACGGCCGTTGCCGTGAAGAAAGCGGTCATGGCAGTTAAGCCAACGAAGAGCTGTTCCCCGGTAAGGTTCCTGCCAATTAGGAAAGCTAAGAAAAGGAAGAAGGGGAATATGAGACCCATTATAACGACAGGCCCCTTGAGGTAGAAGATGAGCATGTCTTTCTTTGCTACTGCGAAGGAGCGCTTTATCTGATCAATCATTTCTACCACCCACCAGCTCCATGAAAACGTCCTCTAAGGAGGGCGAGAGCGTCCTTAAGCTGACTATTCTCAGATTCTCCCGCTCGGCGTAGCGAACGAGTTCCTTAACGGTCCTATCAGGGTCTGTAGTGTAGATTTTCACCTTATCCCCCATGGTCTCAACCTTTAAAGCGGAGGAGAGAACCGACGGGTCAAACTTCATAGGCTCAAAGCTCACCTCGACTGAGACACGTCCCTTAACGAGCCCCTTGAGCTTCTCGGGCGTGTCTATCGCTATCAGTTTACCCTTCCTGATTATTCCAATCCTCTCGCAAAGCTCGTTCGCGTCGTCCATGTTGTGTGTTGTGAGGAATATCGTCTTTCCGGCCTTCTTCTCCTCCCAGATTACCTCCTTTATGAGACGCGCGCTTATCACATCTAAACCGCTCGTCGGCTCGTCGAGAAAGTAGAGCTCTGGATCCGCTATCATCGCCATCGCGATTATCAAGCGTTGCCTCATACCCTTCGAGAAGCCCCTAACTTTAACGTTCCTCTTTTCGTAGAGGTCAAACTCCCTGAGGAGTTCAAGCGAGCGCTTTTCTATCTCGGCCTTCGACATCCCGTAAAGCTCGCCCATAAGCCTGAGGTTCTGCATGGCCGTTAAGTCAACATAGGGGTTGGCCATCTCGGGGACTATGCCGGTTCTCTCCCTCGCCTTTATCTTCTCGCGCTCGTTGAGCATGTCGTAGCCGAGAACCATTACCTCGCCGGAATCGGGCTTTAGAACGCCGGTGAGCATCCGTATTGTGGTTGTTTTTCCTGCTCCGTTCGGTCCGAGGAAACCGAAGACCTCACCGGACTTGACTGAAAAACTCACGCCTCTAACGGCCTCGAACGAGCCATAGTGCTTCACAAGGTTAACCGCTTCAATCGCGTTCATCCCTTACACCGAAGATGAAAATATTTTCAGTAGTTAAAAAAGGTTTGGGACAACAGCCAGCCAAAAGGTTCATTCCATAAGGTTAATTAAAAGATTAACTAATTTTCATTCAGGGAGGGCTATGAAAAAACTCTGGTGCTGTGGAAGTGAAATCGGCGTAACCGGGGCAGAAGCTCTGAACGAGAAGGTCAGGAAACTGCTTTCAAAGGCAGAACTTGTCCGGAAGGGCGGGAAAATACTCATCCTCGTGGATGGCGAGAAGGTCGGAAAGCTGAGGTTCGAGGCACCATTGGAGGAGCTTGAGGTCGAGAGCGCATGGAAGAGTCCCTTCGGGATAAAGGTCGAGCTGAGCTGGCGGGGAAAGTTCGCCGGGATGCTCCTCCTGAGGGAGTGACATGAAGGATAAGGAACTTTTGAAGTTCGAGTTCCTGAGCCAGGGTAGCATAGGGGCAGCCGAGGGACTTGCCGAGGCCTTCTTTGGGGTAATCCTGACGAGGATGGGAGCTTCACCCTTCATGCTGGGCCTCCTTGATAGTTCAGCCTACGTCTCGAACCTCTTCTCTCCCCTCTGGGCGAAAGGCTCACGAAAGGTTGGGGCAAAGAGGCTCGTAATCCTCTCATTAAGCCTCGCCTCGCTCTTTCTTCTCGTGAGCGCCTTCACCGAAAGCGCGGTTCCCTTCCTTATCTCCGTCTTTCTCTACTACATCGCCTACGGCGTAAAGGAGGTGCTCTACCCTTTGATAGTCGAGAGAGTCTACACGGATATCAGAATGCTCGGACATGCAGAGGTGGCCTACACGATAGCCTACACCGTTGCAGCCGGAATAGCAGGCTATGTAATGGATTCCTGGAGCTACAGAATAGCTTTCTTCGCCGCTTCACTCCTTCTCCTCCTCGCGGCGCTCTTTCGGCTTCCCTTCCCGGACGTTAAAGGTGACGCCAAGGAAAAGGTCGAGCCGCCTTACAAGGACAAGCTAATCCTCAGGATGGTCGCGATGTTCATGATAGCCGGAACCGGCATGCTGATGATGCTCCCAGCAATTCCAATCCTTGAAGTTAGGGCCTTGGGCCTGTCCAACGGGGTCATAGGCATCGCGATAGCCCTCAACAGCATCTCCTACGTGCTCTTCTCCGAGCTGTGGAGCGGGCTTATAAAGAAACCATCGCACGTGGTCAGGGTCTTTCAGGCGGGCTTTACGGCGCTCTTCCTCATGGCACTCACCTACTATCTCAGCAGTTCAGCGCTCTATATCTACCTCGCAGGGGTTCTCTGCGGTCTCGGAGGCTCTGCCGTTTCAATAGGCTGGCAGGCCTTCTCGATGGGCGTTCCTGATTACAGGACTGAGGACTTATCGGCCCTCCACCTGACGACCTGTGGGATAAGGGGCCTCTACGCGCCCATCTTAGGTGCGGTCGTTATAAGGTGGCTCGGCCTGAGGGAGACCTTTCTTTTTGCAGGTTTGCTTCTAATTGGGGGCATACTCTTAGCGGAGAGCGTCATTCGACCCCTCATGGAGAAGTTTGAGCTTTAATGAGTTCCCATTTCTGTCCACAACCTTTGGTTTGTGAAAACCTTTTATATTGAAAAATTTTCATATGAAATTAGGTGAGTCGAAATGCCCTACCTAATAGTCCACGAGGAGGGGTGTATAGGCTGTCACACCTGCGAAATAGTCTGCTCCCTGAGCCATGAGGGGGTAATAAACCCAGACCTCTCAAGAATCCACGTTTTGGGCTACAAAGGCGAGAAGTTCCCTGTGATGTGCCTCCAGTGTGAGGATGCTCCCTGTGAACTCGTCTGTCCAATGGGTGCGATTCATCTGCAGAACGGCGTAAGGACGGTAGACGACGAGAAGTGCATAAGGTGCAAGATGTGCACGCTCGTCTGCCCAGTTGGAGGCGTTCTCTACGACTATATTAACAACAAGATGATAAGGTGCGACCTCTGCGGTGGCGACCCACAGTGCGCTAAGTACTGTCCGATGAACGTTATAGAGGTAGTACCGGACGATGCCATTCCTGAGGTTAGGAAGAAGGGAGTTAGGGTTCTCTACGGGGAGGCGGACTGAAATGTTTGGCTATACCGGAAAAATACTCTTCGTTAACTTGAGTTTGAGTAAAGTAAGAACTGAACCTACTGAGAAATACGCAGGAAAGTTCCTTGGGGGAAGGGGAATAGCGACGAGAATACTCCATGACAACCCCGATGCACTAATTTTCATGACTGGCCCGCTGACCTCCTTCGTGCCCTCAGGCTCAAGAATGGATGTGGTTGCAGTATCCCCGGTTACGGGACTAATCGGCGGAAGCAGCACCGGCGGAGATTTTCCCTCCGCGCTGAAGTTTTCAGGCTACGACGGAGTTGTGGTGACAGGAAAGGCAGAAAAGCCTGTTTACCTGAGAATCGAGAACGAAGAGGTCTCGATAGAGAGCGCCGAGGGAATATGGGGTCTCAACGTCTTCGAAACGATAGATGCCCTTACCCGGGGACACCCAGACCTTAAGGTGGCCTGCATAGGCAGGGGCGGAGAAAACGGCGTGAAGTTCGCGGGAATTTCTTTCTCCCACAGGAACCTTGCCTCCCGCGGCGGCCTCGGGGCCGTGATGGGAAGCAAGAACCTCAAGGCCATCCTCGTCCACGGGACGAGGGGATTAAACCCTTACAATCCACTGGAGCTGATGTCTGCCTTCGAGGAGATACAGGAGAACATAACCAACAGCGGAGAGTTCCTCCGTTTCAAGGACTGGCACGTGAACTTCGTCCCGACGATACTCAGACTGAGGATGCCCTACTTTGGGGACTACGAGAGGGAGTGGGAGAAGGCGGAAGAAGCCGCTATGAATGCCAGAAAGTTCTTTGAGGAGCATACCATTGGGAGAGCGAGCTGCTTCTCCTGCCCGCTGAGGTGCTGGGGAATCGTCAGCTACAAGGAGGAGACGCTCCCAATAAACCTCTGTCAGGGGACTTTTCCAGCGGTGACTTTCACGCTGAAGGTGAAGGATCCAGAACTGGCTTGGAGAATATACCGGAAGTGCCAGAGCGAAGGGCTTGATATAATGAGTACGGTAGCTGTTGTTGCGTATGCCTCCCGCCTCGGGAAGGTAAAGCTCGGGAGCGAAGAAATCCTCAACTTCATAGAGAAGATTGTGGAGAGAGAAGGCGAAGGCGACATTTTTGCAGAGGGAATCAAAAGAGCAAGCGAGCACTTTGGAGTACCAGCGGTTTACGTCAAGGGAGGAATGGAGTCGTGGAGCAGCGATGTAAGGCCGTTCGTTGGTTCTGCCCTCATCTCTGCCGTTGCCGACTCCGGTGGAGTTAATAGGGCTCTTTACGGATTCCCCGAGT
The genomic region above belongs to Thermococcus sp. and contains:
- a CDS encoding iron ABC transporter substrate-binding protein; its protein translation is MKKGLALLVILLVVSVAGCIGTSTQGSTSASSSSTTMTSSSASSGYTTVTDALGRTVNVPRNVTRVVAVGPGALRIIVYLNATSDVVGIEEFEKKYPFGRPYILAHPELLKLPVIGPGGPGKLPDMEAIVKVHPQVIFMSFVSKSEADEVQKKTGIPVVVLSYGTLKNFTDPVFFKSLLLAGKILGKEKRAEDVIKFIEEQQSYLENLTKGLKSPSVYVGGIGFKGAHGITSTFTDYAPFTVLNLDNVASNLTSTNYGWVQVDKEWLLKVNPDYIFIDEGGLKIILDDYKSNPDFYNSLKAVKEGHVYGVLPYNFYNTNIGIAMADAYYIGKVIYPERFKNIDPVEKANEIFTFLVGKPVYNELAKEFGGFGKINLASGNVTYGLPTNP
- a CDS encoding cation diffusion facilitator family transporter, which encodes MGHYNHHHGGLKGRMAFSIVLNLVITIAEVIGGILSGSLALLSDSLHNFSDSMSLLASYFAIKIGERKANEKYTFGYKRAEILVAFINSAVLVGVSLFLLVEAYRRFKNPEPIDGPLMLGVALIGLAANLVSVLLLHSHAHESMNVRSAYLHLMSDTLSSVAVVIGGILIIRWDVTWVDPLVTVLISLYILREGYEILKESVEVLMEASPELDLEAIKEEIESIPGVKNAHHFHAWRIGEDEIHFECHVEVDDMPISEAQEVIDEVEKRLKKFGITHVTVQLEVNRCASKNVICE
- a CDS encoding NifB/NifX family molybdenum-iron cluster-binding protein — encoded protein: MVKTLVAIPTSKGGLDDEVHESLVRAETFTLVEFEEGEVKGVKVIENPYKREPYGAGSKVALFLVNLGVNAIISRTDCPKGKMILDSAGVKMVIVDDAIKVEDALRGLR
- a CDS encoding OsmC family protein translates to MERLEYKAELEWDGNVGSLARVREFRLRTDTNTDGGNEGPLPAEYLLTAIGGCLTINWGRLIKKMHLNVEEMSITVKGWRNLKEPQLQEITYRVRIVTDAPEKKILRIKELAEKYGTVFNTVGKEKIKGKVEIVRPK
- a CDS encoding ABC transporter permease, whose translation is MIDQIKRSFAVAKKDMLIFYLKGPVVIMGLIFPFFLFLAFLIGRNLTGEQLFVGLTAMTAFFTATAVGPTIIPWECRGRTFERLITAPVSLTTVLLGDFQASLYFGLTITFAIAIPTIFYLSLGLEWAIFITATLLAVGTFSTMTVLFSSYPPTDVPADVMMLTSLVKFSLLFISGIFVPLEKLPSYGRLVSYVSPLTYYVDALRHSLGKGYLPLWIDLGMLVLFGMAFFFAGVTVHKRVLEKRFT
- a CDS encoding ATP-binding cassette domain-containing protein; amino-acid sequence: MNAIEAVNLVKHYGSFEAVRGVSFSVKSGEVFGFLGPNGAGKTTTIRMLTGVLKPDSGEVMVLGYDMLNEREKIKARERTGIVPEMANPYVDLTAMQNLRLMGELYGMSKAEIEKRSLELLREFDLYEKRNVKVRGFSKGMRQRLIIAMAMIADPELYFLDEPTSGLDVISARLIKEVIWEEKKAGKTIFLTTHNMDDANELCERIGIIRKGKLIAIDTPEKLKGLVKGRVSVEVSFEPMKFDPSVLSSALKVETMGDKVKIYTTDPDRTVKELVRYAERENLRIVSLRTLSPSLEDVFMELVGGRND
- a CDS encoding MFS transporter, which gives rise to MKDKELLKFEFLSQGSIGAAEGLAEAFFGVILTRMGASPFMLGLLDSSAYVSNLFSPLWAKGSRKVGAKRLVILSLSLASLFLLVSAFTESAVPFLISVFLYYIAYGVKEVLYPLIVERVYTDIRMLGHAEVAYTIAYTVAAGIAGYVMDSWSYRIAFFAASLLLLLAALFRLPFPDVKGDAKEKVEPPYKDKLILRMVAMFMIAGTGMLMMLPAIPILEVRALGLSNGVIGIAIALNSISYVLFSELWSGLIKKPSHVVRVFQAGFTALFLMALTYYLSSSALYIYLAGVLCGLGGSAVSIGWQAFSMGVPDYRTEDLSALHLTTCGIRGLYAPILGAVVIRWLGLRETFLFAGLLLIGGILLAESVIRPLMEKFEL
- a CDS encoding 4Fe-4S dicluster domain-containing protein, with the protein product MPYLIVHEEGCIGCHTCEIVCSLSHEGVINPDLSRIHVLGYKGEKFPVMCLQCEDAPCELVCPMGAIHLQNGVRTVDDEKCIRCKMCTLVCPVGGVLYDYINNKMIRCDLCGGDPQCAKYCPMNVIEVVPDDAIPEVRKKGVRVLYGEAD
- a CDS encoding aldehyde ferredoxin oxidoreductase family protein, which encodes MFGYTGKILFVNLSLSKVRTEPTEKYAGKFLGGRGIATRILHDNPDALIFMTGPLTSFVPSGSRMDVVAVSPVTGLIGGSSTGGDFPSALKFSGYDGVVVTGKAEKPVYLRIENEEVSIESAEGIWGLNVFETIDALTRGHPDLKVACIGRGGENGVKFAGISFSHRNLASRGGLGAVMGSKNLKAILVHGTRGLNPYNPLELMSAFEEIQENITNSGEFLRFKDWHVNFVPTILRLRMPYFGDYEREWEKAEEAAMNARKFFEEHTIGRASCFSCPLRCWGIVSYKEETLPINLCQGTFPAVTFTLKVKDPELAWRIYRKCQSEGLDIMSTVAVVAYASRLGKVKLGSEEILNFIEKIVEREGEGDIFAEGIKRASEHFGVPAVYVKGGMESWSSDVRPFVGSALISAVADSGGVNRALYGFPEFYYYIKKEQAERMAEMFVGDVEAAYPWSYSESKVRFAVLWENLHIIADSLGVCVIALLTTPLKLWAKAFKAVTGESITEDELMRTAERIRTLERLFNLKHGNGKDELSPRLFKGDVKLDREKLERMKKVYYSLRGWDENGVPTRETLKKLGLGDLA